One part of the Amphiura filiformis chromosome 5, Afil_fr2py, whole genome shotgun sequence genome encodes these proteins:
- the LOC140152376 gene encoding uncharacterized protein yields MKKRREMKNTIEIQHIEYTELCKTIRKRMTNEIRAHNRKMIQKTLEDNKSYKKAKQGLATGKSQIIALKGEDGNIISNRELVIKRVEEFYQDLYSSKVQITPPIDFESTEENIPSIGEDDVEKSLNDMKRGKAPGEDGVL; encoded by the coding sequence ATGAAAAAGAGACGGGAAATGAAGAACACGATTGAAATCCAACATATCGAGTACACAGAATTATGCAAAACCATAAGGAAGCGAATGACAAATGAAATCCGAGCACACAACAGAAAGATGATCCAGAAAACTCTTGAAGATAAcaaaagctacaagaaagcaaagcAAGGACTTGCCACTGGAAAATCTCAAATTATAGCACTGAAGGGGGAAGACGGAAACATAATCTCAAACAGAGAACTAGTCATCAAGCGGGTAGAAGAGTTCTACCAAGATCTCTACTCCAGCAAAGTCCAAATAACTCCACCAATAGACTTTGAAAGTACAGAAGAGAATATACCATCAATTGGAGAGGATGACGTTGAAAAATCTCTCAATGACATGAAAAGAGGTAAGGCTCCAGGAGAAGATGGAGTGCTATAG